AGAAATGTGAGTGATCCTATACTATGCTTAGTGGATGGAAAATCGATAATACACCTGATAGAATACAAAACTTTTGTAGCATAAATTACACCACCAGTTCCCATATCATGTTCACTCTTCCAAAGTTCAAACCTACcccaattatttttatttcattcacattgTAAGTGAAAATTTTATGCTGTAAAAATGTGACATTCTACCTGATGAATGCCAGCTCTCTCCAACTCCAAGTCAGTGAGTCTGTACTCGTGCATAACCCAGTTGGTTCTCTGTCCCTTCGGAGCACGTCCAATATGATATACAAGAGTCTTCTTCATCCCAACAATCTGCCCTCTGTGGTAGACAGCCCTGTCCTTCCCAGTAGTCTTCCAATACCCTTTTTCAGTGGCTCTGTTAGTCCTTGCTCCATTACCATATTTCCTATCCAGCACGCTGAAGAAATACCATTCCAGATCTCTAGTCTTCAGCTTCGAGAAGCCTACATGCGCCAAAGATTACTACTATAAGGCTTGAATTTATACACACACAAATTTAACCAACAAGACTAGTGTCCgcaataaaaatcataaatccaTCTTTAGCACGTAATGTTAATAGCTGTATCAAATAAGCCCTTCAAGAAATTTGGAATGACAACAACAACTGAAATTCGAGATCAGAATTGACACAACACGATCTGCGATTCAGATCAAAATTCAACGGCGATTAGTCCAACAATACCTCAGTATAAAACGCATCAACTGGAAATCAAATCCTAGTGAACAGACAAATCAGTAGAAATCttctaaaaaacaaattaggACTCTTCTTCGAGGAAAAGGAAGTCCAGTGACGTGAAATGAATCTACGACTCTAAATTCAATCATCCCAAACGAAAATTCAAGTAGAGAcgaggaaaaagaaaagagaaatggGAGAAACGCGTACTTGGAAGATCCCAAGGCTCGGCCTTGTAGATATCGATATCAGAGATCGCACGGAAGCGGAAGCCTCTGCCGCAGACCTTCCGGCGCAGATAGTAGCGCACCAATTCCTCGTCGGTGGGGTGGAAACGGAATCCAGGCTCCAGCGTATTGAAGGAATTCTTCTTCACGGCGATCTCCATTAAAAAAGTCGTCAATTGGCCAAGATTTAGGGTTGAGAATTGGGGTTGGAATGAAGGATGCGTgagctatatatataaatgtaaaagGAGTCTCTACTTGAATAGGCGATGAAGAAGATGCTCataaagtatttatataaatggaaaaatcTCGATGATCCGAATTTTTTTCGGGTTTAGAGCTGACGGCAGCGCCGCTTGAGTTTCTTTCGGGTACGGGTCGCCACCGAGGATCCGAATTTTATTCGGGTTTATAAACAAcagtttttagtttttcaaataCGGAGCAACATGGAAAAAAACACATGATtatgtcacattttcaaatgttggaacttttttgaaagtttttgTTATgctagtataaattaaattgagaagttatcattcacaatttatgtatttttaaaaatatttagattataaTTAGGAAACTTATTTATATGAAGTTGGATATTCAATGTGAACATTATGAGCTCGAACCTAACCTAATTGATTAACAATCATATTTCTACAACTGGctttaaatattatatgacGATTTTAATATCTCTAATAGGATTTTATTTCAGTACACGATCAATGAATAATACCGATACTTGAACGGAAAATCGAATCTCTGGTTCTCATAGcttcttgaaaaatattaagtacgggaattaaataatacaaatacaCTTAATCAGTTAGgaattattgaaaatgaacTTAAACTCAAAAGTCATATTATTATGATTCAATTTTCAAgtttatagaaatatttagaACTGATCAAAATCGATGtaccattatttaattagcgGTTTTTTGTTAAAGAAAATTAGCGGTTTTTTGttaaagaaaatcaataatgATAATTCATTCTAGTTGGTAACGCAAATTCGACTTTTTGGATGGAAGAGAAACAAACTGGGAGAGAAGACAGGAAAAACGGAAGCTGTGAGATTCTAAACATCATCGTTTATTGAAACAAAGGGAGGAGAATTTTCGACAGATTCATAGGTCGTCCGCACCAAACTAGGAGAGTTCACAGTACATAATACAGAGGCAAAAATCTCTCTCGACACCCACTACTCATCTCCCCCATCAAGAACAGAACACAGAATTCAGTTCTGATGCAATGGAGATGGAATCCGGCcccaacaaagaaaattacaTGCCGATACCGCCTAGGCACGTCTCCGTAGCTCCTCGTTTTCTTTGGTCACTAGCTCGACCCGTGATTGAAGAATGTTGATCATTGCTTGGGCTCTCATCACCTCAATCTTCAAGGTCTCCCGCTCCATAGAGACGTTCATAATCTCGTTCTCTAGGTTGCTGATAAATTTCAGGTACCCAGGTGGCACCGACTTCTCTAGGTTGGAGGAGTCGAATGCTAGTGTGCTCGCGGGCTGCTGGCTCTCTTTGGGCTCGAATAGAGGAAAGTCCAGTAGTCCGGAGGTAAAATTTGTCGTCATCATCACTGTACAAGGATCCTGGCTGGTCGTGGTGGAATCTTCGGATCCATTAGCGTGGCTCGAGTTGGGATTTTCGTCAGGCTTCCCCCGTTTGCTCTGAGCTAAAGAGAGTGGCTCGGGGTCTTCTTCTGATCTCTCCCTCTTGCACAAAAACGGAAGAGACTGCATCCCAGTCGTGTTCTCAGTCTGGGGAGGAGCCATCGTTAGAGGCGGAGTGTCCTGTCAACACATTCGAGGCTTAGCAAGCTCATGCTCATCACAACTCAACTCGATAAATAGTAATGATAAAAAGTTTCGATCCATTATGCAAGAAGACTATGAATAGGTTAATCCACGAGCAATCAAAAGAGCTAGAAGACGTACAATACAAGAAATCTACGTAAACCAAACATTTAGCCCGCTTAGAAATACACCATTCTTAGGCGTTTTCTACTGGTTTATTAGTCGAAAAGGGAAGAAATGgcgcattttttattgtataaagaagaaaatcagTTTCATGACTTGTAaactatttcaattttggaaagaCACAAAAGCCTTGAACTAAATAATTGCATCTTTCTGCATTAACACGTTAGATCAAATGCAATTATCAAATTGAGTATATGGCTAAGTCAAAAAATACTTTAACCTTTAAATATCGAGCATTAACTACGGAAGTACGGAACCAATCACGCCAGTGGTGATGTAATCCGAAATAGGAAGCATTACAGCAAACAACCACAAGCAAAACACACCTGATCGAGATCAGTACACTCGACTCGTGCTTCATCACCATTCACCACATCATCTTCGGTATCTCCCCCAGGCACCACCACCACTGCATCTTCATCCCATTCTTCTTCGACAAAAGGGGCGTACCGGTCCCCATTGGGGGGTCCTAGGCCGCTCTTTTGGAAGATTCTACACAGCACAAACGCATCCTTTCCTCACAAAGCAACAAAGCAGAATTAATCTCAAGATTCCACAACTTTGCAAGTAGAGAGATTCATAGGCTAAATCATACTCCATATAACTAGCACACCTGTGTCACTCCAGCCCGTTCCAGTTCTGAATCGCAGAGCCTATACTCGTGCATCACCCAGTTGGTCCGCTTTCCATCAGGCGCCCGCCCGCTATGGAACACCAACGTCTTCTTCATACCTATGGTAAGACTCTTATGGCGCACCGCTCTATCCTTTCCGGTCGCCTTCCAATACCCCTTACCCGTGGCACGATTCAGCCGAGACCCATTCCCGTACTTCCTATCCACGGGGCTGAAGAAGTACCACTCGAGATCTCGAGTCTTCAGAGACGAGTAATCTTAtccaaagcaaaaaaaaaactcacatCAGTTGAAGAAAATCAACAATCAAGTTTTGAAACAAACAGATCCACATTAATATCCTCTCTTGAATTCAACCACAGCCTTTTCAAAGTTCATACAACTTTTTATAGTTTTCTTGCACTTCACTTCATAGCTTACTTGCTTCAACAGATAAAAAGACTATGCAAACCCCAAAATCTCCAACCAAATAATCAGCAaatcaaaactgaaatttacATACACCACATACTCCACAAGCTAAACcagtaaaaaaaatcgatctaattattttttttaaaaaaaaggaaaaggaaaagaagctGCGCCACCACAACGCTACATAAAAGATACTCCACCAAACCTCTTCAACAATCAACCAAACATACAAAGcaacaaattataaagaaGGAGGctacgaattttaaaaaattagcatTTACGATATACCAGCAAGCTCCCAGGGCTCAGATTTGTAGACATCGATCTCAATAACAGCTTCGAAGCGGAACGGCTTCCCGCAAGCTTTCCTCCGGAGGTAGTACCTGACGAGCTCCTCATCGGTGGGGTGGAACCTGAAGCCCGGCGCCAGAGAGGTCGGAGACGGCGCTGCTCCGGCAGCCGTGGCCACAACCGCCACCTCCTGTCCCATTTCCCGCAGGTAGAatagaaagagaagaagaaaaagggtGGGTAAAGTGGAGTGATGGTGCTCCCGCAAACTCAACACAAACTCATCGAGGAGAATCGAATCAATTGGAGGATAAAGTGGGTGAGGAAGAAGATTAGAAGGCAAGAAAAAGGGGGATTTATTGAGTTGGGGTTTGGTTATTGCCCATGGGTTAAGAAATGCAGGAGAGTGGATGCTTGCTTGACACGGAAATCGAAAAATCGGAAAGGGAGAAGTTGAGAAGAGAGGGCAGTGCGTTCGGCTTAGCTGTTGTacattgtttttctttttattttatttatttttgtccatGAGTTTTTGCTTGCTTTTGGCTGAAGCGTCTCTCTCTCTTCGGCCCCCCTTCTTGTTTATTTCTTGAATAAATACAATAAACTGAATAAATGTCAAAATTAGTTCTAAATATTTGTCTAATAAAAAGCGCAATAATTTCGTTAAATCAGTAGTACTTTGTTGTGACTTGTGAGAAAGAAGGAATTCAGTTTTTGCTGTAGAATGTGCTTGTGGTTGTGATAAACATTGGTGGCTGGATAAGTGGTGTTATGAGAGATTAATGTTATAAATATTCCAAGTGGGTAAATAGTGACACCAATCATTTTTGTGTGGCAccattatgtttttttaaaagatcATGACACGATACTATAGGTTTACAAAGTAGTTTGTCAAAAACATCcattactatatatattaattaaaattgatacaaCACATCTCACATGAAATAACAATTAAGAACTTAAAAGATCGATATGCCGCAAAACAATACATGAACAATCATATaccaatataataaaataaaattgttcaTTCATACCATGTACGTAAAAATAATGTAAGCAACTTATTAGTGGGTTTTAGATAGGTTTTTGTTCTTATCATTTCCTGTAGAAAACTCTAAGAAGTTATCCTTCAATAATCTATTATAAATgttataatcattttaatGAATATCATGTGcatataataaattgtgttgtctttttttaattgctaaatcttttctctattttctaATAAGATGATAAACTAAAACAACGGTGCTTCATTCACCCTTATGGTTGGCATTTCATTATCCATTTACATCTTTATCTATCACATCAACAATATATAGTATAACAaatctataaaatattgagattaaaaagataattaactaaaacatcaataatataagtatataacaCTAAAAAGATAACTCCCAACATTCatacaaatcaaattcatTGAGATTATTATAacatgacaaaataaaaaagtaagattaCCACTTCATAAAAACTTCAAAGCAAGAAACCAAAGTTGACCCTCCTATTGAAACATGTTACTTGCAACTCAAAAAGTAGATTCAGATAAGCAAAGCAGCAATACTTCTTTgacttttttcttgaaaaacaaacaaaactttatcatttttccatgTGAGAATTAGACACACAGATGATAGTACCACTTTGCTTAAGCTATCTGCAACACTATATATAAAGGGAAATGACATTTTTACACACTGTGATtcaacaaattttcaatattgttGCATCACAATATCCAAACATGACTGGCTTTTCTATATTTGGGGTCCAATTTGGCTCTCTCCTCATGTGACTACCTCTGCAAAGATGACAGCCATACACTCAGATTGTTATCTTTTCATTGTTTGTTGAGTTCTAATTTACTTGTTCAACTTAAATCTGATGTGACTTAAAGAAAACTCATGCGAAAAAATTGCAACCATATTCATTTGTTGGTTAATTAGCCAAGTTGATTTCAATCGGAATTATTTGGAGTATTTTACTTGGGAAGTGGTGGAGTTTGATCACAAAAATCTAtgctaaaatttaatttcagctAATTTAGATcgaaattatattattttattcatctttcaaaaataaagtaagCTATAAAAGCAATATTTACACTTTGAGATTTGCACATAAAAACTATAAAAgcaatatttttaagtttcACAGAATATTTATGTGCAAACCTCAAAGTTCAGATGTTATTCATgtaatttattcttaaaaataacaactatatatattttggttagtcttttaaaaataaaaatatacaatttttattttagaaaaatttaatctttctAATGAGATAAAGACTCATTTCTTAACAACAATACAtccatcaatattttttatatattaaattttgtattattttaaaattgttatttaaaaaagatGTAAAGagaaattttctctctcacttaCTATAATTGTGCGTGTGTATGTAGAGCCGTTGtatcaattgaataaaatactTCAAATACAGAAAAAGAATGTACAGTATTATCACGCTCTCCGAATACTGTTGGAGCAGTAATTTAAGACCCATACAAGATCCATACGTATGTTAAAATGTATACTGTACATTTTCTATTCATAGAAAATGGAAGAATAtcaaaaaaaagttgaatatgCTGACAAGTGGGGCCCAGAAAGGAAAGGGACATATGCATGTGAGTCAACATGCAAGAACAAATCCaatgagaaataaataagGATGGCTGTTAAAAAAGAATTGAGTACAAGTAAAGCAATTCATTGCCCATCCGTTAAGAAACCTCTCCTCAATATCATAcactcattttttaattttttttctatatataaatgtatgcGACTGATATCTCAATTGTTTGTAGCAACcgtaaaaattattgatattttcatacATTCCAATTGAATGTTTTGTGGAGTACTAGTTTTGGTTCGGCCTGTTCACTATACATTtgattttaagtttaatttgtgGAGtacagtatttttttatttcaaaaaaaatcttattaaGAAAACGTAAAATACTGAAAATCAtgttaaaatatatatcaacGTGTCAatacaaactaaaataattagggataCAGATTCGTGAAGTTAAACTCGTGCACGAGTGAATCTCGCACGTGTGAAGCACTAGTCAAATATTACTGTGGCGTACGGCCGCCTTACTTTAATATTCCAAGTTCATTTTGAAAAGTGTTACTCTCACTTATCCTATTCCTAGTAgcaggagtattatttatcacttttaatatgacatatatattttattgttataatgtgtatttatatttctGAATTTATTGGGTTGCCTTTCCTTCTGGGAGAGGTAATACAAGGTCGGTGCAATTGCATTTTCCATTGgacaataaataattgaaatgcACGCTTTTTTTTGCTATCAATAGTTCAATACCACATCACATCTGTTTTTGGATCCAATCATCCAAAGATTTTTCTTGCTACGCATGCAATATTTTAGTGAggataataaaaaacaatttttcccccttttttttaatttttataaagaaCAATATCgtaacttttttatatttaataggCACACACCAATTAagctaaaaaaatagtactacgtataactttattttattagttcgCATAATGGAAGAGGTTGATGATTCAATCAATTATGGCAAACACACAATAAGTACTTGATTGATGAAgcatgaaacaaaaaatagttaacTTTACATGCATTAATTGGattctttattatttcaacGTATGTAGTAATTACTTACTACTCCTTATAtaacaattttgatttgagaaataaagaaCTCTGCTTTAACGTGCTATAGAAAGAGGACATTTTAGGCGTATTGGTCAATATTCGTTAAGTACTTGTTAATCACGATCAACTTCATAAGAGTAACAAGTATCTATGATAGCTACCAATATAGAATATACCATGATTTGGTGTGACTATTTGATGCCTAAACAATGGAAATTAGGTTAACGAAATTTATATCAAAGAAAatcacttaattaaataatcataatttcgTGGGATAGGCCAATGACTGCTTGATGGGCTAACTATTAATTAAGTTGGGCCTATATTAGGTTTGTTATAGGGGATTCCTACCGTCAAAGCCCAACTCAATAtacaaattttctttattttcattgCTACATTTGTTTTTCTCATAACAATAATTAGCATTATATGCGATATCTAGTTGGAAGCGGTCATATGGaaaagtatataataataatttacaacTCCTAATTTCggagagtgttatattgctaacccataatttaattgctaactactactaaataataaccattagatattcaaattaatggCTTAAatcattaatccctaaatgtcaatacgatcaacgaaaaacgtcaataaggccataggattaattcaaaaaaatatcaataagggtattaatgtcaattaactacatatttagttataactaacttttaaaagaaatcccaaaactttaaattcatataacatatatcaaattaaagataatttcataaggattccaacgatatcatacataCATATGTTCCAAcgtcaaatttttttaatttttttaaattttttcgtacaagcagaaatgtcaacatactatataaaatatgccAATCTAATACATGtacaatgtcaatataagcaatgagttaacattcttaaagcattgtgtagacattctcaaagcattgtgctGATATTTTcggaacactatattgacattttcatccataatattaatttgaagtttctttttttttaatctttttcgatttaattaataaaaatgaaaattatacaTGATAAATTATAGACCACATGTTTTCTTAAATCCTATGGctttaaattagttgtaattagCAGTTGATCACCACACCCCCAATTTCAATGTCATAACTACGGGttttttaatgcacaatttatATTTCTCTATCATAATATTGCTTGCACCAAATACTCCAGCTGCTATGATTTTAATCTTCCAATCCcatgaataattcaaaatactactactaccatTATTCTTTATCGCTCGcttaatgtaataaaaatcattaagAATGTTTTCTGAAAAGTAATCCACTCACTTAAATAAATGATAGATAATTCTAGAATTCACTTATAAAATAGCCCTTTTCAATCAACACTTAAATTTGAAAACGAGAAATCTTAGGCGTTGCGCAATTGGGTatcattttgaataattaGGTAACCAACAAATCAAGattacatttttcattacGACCCCACGCAATTTCAAATTCCGCTTATACAAAAGGAAGCCCTCTTTCAAGATTCAAactttttcccccaaaaaacaaaatcccaaaaaaataaaataccgCGAAAAATGACATTGACTCGACGTGAAGTGGGTACCCACAGGGATCTCTCATGGTGCCGGCGCGTGTACAATCAAATGTACAGCCGTCTCAATGAAAACGAGACATTTGTACTAAGTGGCTATGATGCAAGAACCTTAACCCCTTCGCAACAACCTTGTCTGCTAATTTGGGCATTCTCCTTTTCTTGGTTTGAACGATTTTTTTAGCTGCTGGCACGGTGATGTGATTGGAAGGGGGGGATATATGAATAATGGGTTCAAGAAAGAGTAGCTGCGGCGTCAACTATGATTACTCTTTTAAGGTTCTGTTGATTGGGGACTCCGGTGTTGGAAAGAGCAGCCTTTTGCTCAGTTTCATCTCCAATTGTCAGCAGTTTCCTCATGACCTTTCTCCTACTATTGGTATGTGTGAGTGtgattttgtttgaattaatagttttattatGTAGGTTAGACAATCTTGGCCTTTGATGTCTGATGATTCTTGAATCTTCTGAATTTGTGGGATTTGTGTTGTGGTCATTTTTGATGATAAAGTTTGGTTCTTGAATTGCTCAATGAGGACTATTTCTGATATTTATTGGCATGATAGAAATTTTGTCTGAATTTGTGAAGATGGATGTCTTAGTTTTTGTATGGTTTTATGGCCTAAAACTTGATCATTTAAGGTGGTGTTAGAAAAATCATGTTTGAGTTTGGGTGATTGTTTTGCCTATGACTTTTGAAGTTTTTTGAAGTCAGTTGAAGCTGGATGTCTTAGTTTTTGATGATAAAGTTTTGTTCTTGAATTACTCAATGAGGAATATTTGTGATATGCATCGGCATGATGGAAATTTTGTCTGAATTTGTGACTTTTGAAGTTTTTTGAAGGCTGTTGAAGATGGATGTCTTagtttttatatggttttatGGCCTTAAACTTGATCATTTAAGGTGGTAGGCAAATCATGTTTGAGTTTGGGTGATTGTTTtggattatttgatttgatttgatttgatttagtGTAGGTTTatgtttgattgttgtggTTGAATTATCAGGAGTAGATTTCAAGATAAAGATGCTAACCACTGCTGGAAAAAGACTGAAACTTACAATCTGGGATACAGGTATAACACCTCCTTCATTATAACTGTGGATTGTAAAAACCTTAATGTTGGGgtaatggtttttttttttccgactaaattttgatttgaattagTACAATCAGTCAAATCAGAATGGAGATGGTTTGGTAGAACCTTTCAAGTAAATTTGGTTAGTTTTGGATATTGTTTAATAAGGATTGATGCCTTTGCTATGAATAATAAGGATGGATGGGAAATTGGGATTCAATAGGTTTATGTTGGTGAGGATTTAGCTTTGTGGTTGAAGTATCTTTTCTATAGGGTCTGGTAATTTAGTTGAAAGTTTTGGTCATTTTTATGATCATTTAACTTCATACAATGACTAATGAGACACTGAATTTTGTCAGATATTTAGaatgaatttcataattaatactcctatgtTAATGGGATCAATATGCCAAACTGTGTAGAAAACACTTCAGTTCTATGATGAACTTGTGACTGAGAAGCCAGAGTTTCAAATCATTAATTACAAATGCATTTGTTAGGTACACCAAAATAGGACATGGAATTAGATTAATCTTACTCATTAATTGAAGTCATTTTCATACTTCCCCTGGTTCACTGGCAACCGTGTATTCATCTTTTTTTACTCGTTCTATGTTAAGAACTCATGCATACGTGTACAATTACATTATTGCAATGCAGCCGGACAGGAAAGGTTTGGATCATTAATAAGTTCATACTACCGAGGAGCACATGGTATCATCCTTGGTACGCAACACTCTAGTTTTGTTGTTGGTGCCCTTTTTCTCTTATGATAATTAAGAATTTCGAATAAACTCTGTATTCCTCTGTGCAGTCTATGATGTAACTAGACGAGAGACCTTTACAAGCCTATTGAAGACCTGGGTCAAGGAATTAGAGCGTTGCTGCACCGATCCTGATTGTATCAAGATACTAGTAGGCAACAAAGTTGATAGGGTAAGTTACATATGCATGTGTCTTTCTAAACGACATATCTCGCTGATGGATGGCCGTTTTCAGGAAAACGAGAGGGCTGTTACCACGGAAGAGGGGATGGCTCTCGCACAAGAGCACGAGTGCTTGTTTTTCGAGTGCAGTGCCAAGACTCAAGCAAACGTGAAGCAATGTTTCAAGGACCTCACGCTTAAGGTTCTTTTCATTCATCAAATCGAAAATTCCATCATCTCATTGTCTTACGATCCAGCGCGTTTATTTTTCTACAGATAATGGACGTACCGAGCTTGCTGGAGAAAGGATCTACACCCGTAAATGTAAAGAACCAGATTTTGAAGCAAAAGCAAGTTGGAGACAATGGAAATTGCTGCTCCTAGTTGAAAACTCAGCGTTGCTTCGA
The genomic region above belongs to Salvia hispanica cultivar TCC Black 2014 chromosome 3, UniMelb_Shisp_WGS_1.0, whole genome shotgun sequence and contains:
- the LOC125211597 gene encoding ras-related protein RABC2a-like, with translation MGSRKSSCGVNYDYSFKVLLIGDSGVGKSSLLLSFISNCQQFPHDLSPTIGVDFKIKMLTTAGKRLKLTIWDTAGQERFGSLISSYYRGAHGIILVYDVTRRETFTSLLKTWVKELERCCTDPDCIKILVGNKVDRENERAVTTEEGMALAQEHECLFFECSAKTQANVKQCFKDLTLKIMDVPSLLEKGSTPVNVKNQILKQKQVGDNGNCCS
- the LOC125213848 gene encoding NAC domain containing protein 50-like gives rise to the protein MGQEVAVVATAAGAAPSPTSLAPGFRFHPTDEELVRYYLRRKACGKPFRFEAVIEIDVYKSEPWELADYSSLKTRDLEWYFFSPVDRKYGNGSRLNRATGKGYWKATGKDRAVRHKSLTIGMKKTLVFHSGRAPDGKRTNWVMHEYRLCDSELERAGVTQDAFVLCRIFQKSGLGPPNGDRYAPFVEEEWDEDAVVVVPGGDTEDDVVNGDEARVECTDLDQDTPPLTMAPPQTENTTGMQSLPFLCKRERSEEDPEPLSLAQSKRGKPDENPNSSHANGSEDSTTTSQDPCTVMMTTNFTSGLLDFPLFEPKESQQPASTLAFDSSNLEKSVPPGYLKFISNLENEIMNVSMERETLKIEVMRAQAMINILQSRVELVTKENEELRRRA